tgatcgttaaaAGTTAATTTCATGAGCTGGTAATTTTGATTTGTCTTTAATCATGCAGGATGATATAAGAAGTTTTAAAAGCTTATCTAATGAAGGATATTATTTTAAGGGAATTGGAGAACTAAAAAATACATGCTCTCGATCgtgttgaataaataatattgaagatattcgaaatttaaatttgaagGCTGGTTTATCctttattttgaatttggatgAAATTATTTGAGGTCTCTACACAATAGAGATGATATAAAATTGTGAATCCACGTAATCTTTATCCTTTTCAATAAAAggatgaaaaatttgatttgtcattCCCCTATTGGATAGGGATAAAGATGACGTGGAATAACAGTTTCATACAATTTTTTCTCCACAAGAGTGTACCTTTATTAGTGTTTACTCACTATTTTAGAGTGAAATTCTCACTAATAGAGTCACAATCACAATTGCTTTCAGCAACAATAATGGCGGACAAcaaaggaaacaaaaaaaaaatgatggGATCTACTTCAATTCTGCCTTTGTAGAGCCTACCATGAAACCGGCACTCTATACCACAAAAATTGAAtcataaattttcttctttttcttgtacTTATTATTCCAAGGTCGTGAAGAGGATAAAGTGATTGAGCGTTTAAAATTTAGTTCCCCTCAATGATAAAGTACAATTTCGCCTTTTGTATTGAGTTATATTCTGAAGATTTTTGAATGGGCCAGCGTTGAATTGATTTGCTTGTTGGAAAATGTTACCTATGGATGCATGATGCAGTAATAGACATGGCATTGTTTATCACAGTTAACAAGTCTCGAAATATGATACAAACAGGCTTGCAAATAAGAAAGTTACCGAAAGAGGATAAATGGAGGGATGTTAAAAAAGTTTTGCCTGTGAAGAATTTCATTTCGGAGGATCACTTAAAAGACATCACTTTCGAAATATCAACTGCTCACAACTTTATTACTGCAACAAAATTCTATAAAGATGTGATGCGTTTATCGAAttcattatatttttgaaatcttttCAAGTGATGATTTGTGATTCTCAAATCTATCAAAATATTTGTTACATAAACAAAATGTTAATGcaatttaaatcttaaaattgtGGCTCATTCATTAGGAATCAATCATTGGAAGCAATTAAAACACATGTTACAATTTGATTACGAAAAGAGTAACATTAAAAAGAACTAGAATATTTTAGCAACATCCTTCATTAGGCCACGGTTGGCAGCGGCGAACGCAATGAACTCCTCGTATGAAATGAAGCCGTCCCCATCAGTATCCATTTCAGACATCATCTTCGAGACTTCTTCCACCGAGACACAGCCAAGCGCCTTCAATGCTTCTCCGAGCTCTGCTGCAGAGATTTTTCCGTCCCCGTTCACATCGAAACGTTTGAAAATGCGATCGTTGTTAGCCTTCTCTTCATcatccatttattttttttttactttgtttatggtttatttatttttattatcattaatttttttaaaaataaagaacctTTTTTGCTTTTAAAGACAAGGGGAAAATTCTCCATTATGAACGGATCACCTGTAAAAAATGTTTGGTAGACATTTCTACATCTTAGGTAAGGAAAAGGATAAAATTTAACCAATAGACTCAGTCAATTGAGTTTAACCACAcattattttgtgtttatttttgtctaaacatgtcatattttaacgtatttattaaatttatcttGTTGCAAAATTCTCAAACAGTCTAAGCATTGTTCAAGAACCAGAATCAAGAGCTTGAGACAAGTAAATAGACTCAAGCTCAACTTGAACCTATCGGAGTTCAATATTTCGGAAGAAACCGGCCGAACTACAAAGGCATTGATGGACACTATGTAGCTGTTAGATAGGACTTAAAAGATCTGAGTCTCTCTCTAACCAGTTCTATGGTTTCGGACCTCTCGGCTTTCCCCATCAATCACACGGTGACATAATCTATTCACGTTTTCATAACAATCGACTAAGTATGATAATCAAGCTAACGCTTGGGTTGGAATATTCAAGCTTGGTAGTGAATGAGTCGAATCCAGATATAGTTTTCAAACCCAACTCGAATAACAAAACACGGACTAAGAATCAAGGAATTTCCTCCATTCACTAAGCCAATTTGAAAGTATCATACATATGGTACATACTAGCAAAGATGGAATACAAAAATCACGAATCATTTgagtaattttattgattttgttcCTTGACACATCAATTTACGGAATTATTACTAATGATGCATGAGGCTTTGCATAATACAGAATATTACTATCTTCATTCCGATTTAGTCCTAGTTGCCACAAGACATTTATAGGAATAGATGCCTGAAAGTTGGCTAATCACGGTGTTTGGGGAAGAAAACTTAGGCCACGGTTTTGACGAGAGCATTAACAACAGCTTCTCTAGTCGGCAAAGCGGGAATTGCACCTCTTTCTGTCACGGTCAATGCACCGCAAACGTTAGAAAACTTGAGAGCATTTCTCAATTGGTCTTCGTCCTGCAAGATTAAACGAAAACTTTCAACTTGCTTTTATGTTTGTACCGCATTAATAAGGAGAGAATAACAGCATTCTTGCTCGCAATAACCATACTCGACTCATGGAATCATTTCATGCGGCTAAATTTAAGCATTGATACTTAAAAGGGAAATACCTGAATCAAGGAAAGATCAGAAGCTAGTTGCGATAATGTTCCAGCAACAAAAGCATCCCCGGCACCAGTGGTGTCTACGGCTTCTACTTTCAAGCCCTTCACTTTCCCACTGAATTCCTGAAAAATATTATACATTTCTCAATTCCAGATTCGACAATATACTAGATCGCTCGTTCTCATAACCTGATattaggtaaaagtatcatggaggccttTGTACTTGGAGTtgaattacattttgccccctttacttaaaaaaatgggcaaattagtctctatatgttagatcaaagagcaaactgatcattctattaaaaatttatctatttctactattaaaaattgttCCCTATACATCAAAATGAAATACGCGTAACTTTCTGATTATTCTGTCAACCacatcaatttttaacagtaaaaagaaatgaaaatttcagCAGAAaggaccagtttgctctttgatctaacgcaTAAGGATTAATTcacctattttttaaataaagaggcaaaatgcaatctgacttaATACAGGgcctccatagtacttttaccccTGATATCGGGTCTCGTTCAGGGTCATGAACCCCCTTTCCAAGACCAGTAAAATACGGCCTCTCCCAATCCCATTGCCATCTTACATCTAGAGTGGCAATTCAAGCCATCACTGCTCCGAAGAATCCAGCTGTCAAAATAAATTACATgcagaaagtaaaaaaaaaaaaagtcatagaAACATATATATCGAGCTTACCTGAGTATAATAACGGCAACCATCCGGGCCCTCTGTAACTAGAAGCAATTTCAAATTCGAGTGGAACAACTTACGGACAACACCATCATCGTATGGATCTTCTCCTTGTGTTAGAAAAGAGATCTCTTCTTCACTTACCTGAAATCCACACTCATTTATTGAAATCATTAATATGGTTATAGCCCTTTCCTTTTACTTTACGCATTGCACTCTACCTTGATAATATCGGCAGTATCCCAAATGCTCAAAATCCCTTTCCTTGCACTCTCCACAGAGGGCCATAATGGAAGCCTAAGGTTGGGATCGTAGGAAAGAACAACACCTGCATCCTTTGCAGCTTTTGCTGCAGCAATGTGAGCCGACTTGCATGGTTCTGTAATAAGACTTATGGAACCATAATGAAAAATCGTAGCCTGCCAAAAGATGAAGGtgaaaacagaaacaaaaatgctaaaaaggaagGGACCTATACAGCAATTATACACGAACCCACACCTTGCCAACATGATGAATACTAAGgagatcactaaactattagtaaatttatgttttggtcactaaactatttgttTTCTCACATCTTCCCATTGtatttttagttttgttaattaaCGGTTATAGAGGTGACATACCTTCgtaatcaaatcaaaatcaagttCATTTTCTTGAAGCAACATATCAGCACTAGGATTACGATAAAACATGAATTCACGTTCACCGTCACTCCTTAATGTTACGAATGCTAAAGCAGTTCGTGCACCGGGATCAAAACGCATCCCTTCATTGTTGACgttattttcctttaatatgtcagcaagcaTGTACCCGAATTCATCTTCACCAACCTGTCCACATCATACAATACATTAAGCTCTAATACCATGTGCACCATACACCACAAAACCGATAGGTAATAGGGGCCTAACTTGAATATAAGACCAGATTAAACTCGAGACCTAATAGATATAggataaaattacttaaaatagaGAAGTTTTATCGATGTAGAGCAGCCAAATTTCATAACTATGAAAGCACAAGCATGAATGAGATATGTTAGTATCATACTCGACAAACAAAAAGAATACATACCTTCCCGATAAAAGCAGATGAACCACCGAGACGAGCTATGCCGACAGCAACATTAGCAGGAGCACCCCCAGGGGCCTTTTTAAATGCAGGAGCTTCCGCCAACGAAAGACCACTGATCGTCGGGACAAAATCTATCAGCATTTCCCCGAAACAAACCACAAGTGAAGAATCCATTATTTCAGGTAACCCATCAACAGAAAGGGCTTTtgctgaaacaaataaacaaacataatgAAAATTATACACCACAGTAATTACAATCCGCAGGTAAAAACTAGAAAACTATAACGTTAGCAATGGAGCATTACTTAACATTCGTGTAGCTTTTACTCTAACAGCaatgtatcaaataataatcCCTCTACATTTAAAGCAACAAAATCAACTCCTAATTATCTTTGCATCACTCAACTAATCAAATGGCATCatgtaaaagtaccatggagggtCTTGTATTAGGGGTCAGGTTATATTTTGCTCCCTTTACTTTAAAAACTGggaaaattagtccctatacattagatcaaagagcaaattagtccttTCTGTTCAAAATCATCCTTTCTGTTCAAAATCATCCGTTTCTATCATTAAAATAAACAACTCCAAATTATCTTTGCATCACTCAAGCTTATCCGCCACTGAACTAATCAAATGgcactatatatgtatatatgcagatttccatttttttttctctaaatcaaAATTTACTCTATATATGATGCTATCAATTGCTTAATACTATTAGTCCATTTTTTAAACAGAACTCTTTATATGATCAATAAAATAAGGTAAGCAACTAAATTTGAAAATCCTTGTGCTCCAACTTTTTAGATAATTAAACAActattttaaatcatttagtttttttaattaattaagtttaaaaatcCATAACCCATTCTTTCCGCAGTTCTAAAATTAGCTAATTAGCTTTGTTCTTTTCCTTAAATCATACTTAAAATTAAGTAAGAAGAGAGAAATTAAATACATTTTCCTGAATGATCCCATAAACCACTACAACAACTacaaaaataaaactcacaattaCTCAAAATAACCCTAGAAGCAAAGCTAATCAtgtgatataaaaaaaatttgaatttaaaaaaagcCATTTCAGCTATCCTAAATGAAAGCTAAAAAGTACCTTGGACGTGTAATTTAGGAGTAGCGCACTGAAAACGATGAGGAAAATAAAACCCAGAATCTCTAACCTTGCCATGACCCAATTTTACTGATTTATGAACTGGGTAAGAACCCAAACTACCACAAAAGCAAGAGGAAGTTGAGTAAAGAGCAGCCATAAAAGAATTTATATATGAACAAAattgaaaatgattgaatttgggTGGATGAAGGGTGGGATAGCAACAAGATCAAAATATTTGGGATTTgggtgctttttttttttttttttctaaattttggagaagaaaaaaagataaaCAAATGAAGTGAGTGTGAGAGTGTGAGAGTGAGTAATAGAGAAAACGAAGTAAAGAATTTTGTCTCTTTGCGGCTTCGGCTGTTCTTCATTTGGACTTCAAAGCCCAGATTTTAATTTGGAAAGAAGAATCCAATTCTTTTCAGTCCAAAAacaatttttctcttttttatccTTGCCATGCCAAGCTCTCTCAGTCTCAgttgtgtatatattttttttgttttattgtaaATTGGCCCTTGAACTATAGTTTAATTTCTAGGTtggttcttaatttttttttacaagaaGTGATATATAATAAGAAGATGGCATGTGGCATATTCCTAGTGAATAGCGtatatttttttttggataaagtTGGATGGCCAATAAAACAAAGCAAATCCATGGATTAAAAAAATGAACTTGattatttaaaaaccctaaaattttttttctctaaatcattttttttatcttttattttgttcAGGGACGGTGCCAGCCTCCGAGTTGGCTATCGCCCTCCTTTCTCCTCTCCCATCAAccatttatttctttcttcttttcattcACTATAGATGTCTTTTCTCTTTTCAGTTTGCAGATTTATTTTGTGGatatctttgttgtcttcacaaaTTGTGATGGACAAAATGACGATATTTTTCCTTTGCTAAAACTCCACTAGCCACTAGTTTTTGTCTGCTCTTATAGCATgttttttagtcttgcttatgcatgtaatcttaattttataagtgattttagggatgattttgttgtcgtcctctctagtttggtgaatgctcgaTTCTTTGGTCGACTTTTGCCCACCACTTTGGACCATCCAGGGCTGATTTCCTTATCGTATTAAAtgcttgcaatcactccagatatgtcgtgtttgagttgtgacaaagccaATTGTCAACGTGACATAATATTCTATTGATGCTGAGGTTAAAACATGTGTTATGTTGATGAAGCTTGTCATTCACCATCTACGACAGTGTCTGCTATTTTTTCTCTGAATTGTATGGTtccattcattgaatgaattaataaatttacctttcaaaaaaaaaaaagaacttgatctctttaaataaaaaaaaggataaattttatatttataagtaaattttgatttaatatgcaatgtgatatataaatttttatttggtgttgttatATACATGAAAATTTCATTTTGCTTTGGTGGTAaacatgatattttaattttgatttagtgtaaacattttaagaaataaatatatctatttattttcatattagatcAATGTAATTGTTTGTATATAGAATATCTAAATTTAAAAGATGCTACATTAATTGTAAAGCTAATGGTTTGTgaaaccaaatcaaaattttacaaaatcaaaatttatgtattatattacatatttaattaattttttaaaagaaattatatttataaaaaaacatatatacttaatataattattaaattaaatactcaaatgtaatttaaattaattattctatATACTTAATCTCATTGTTAaatttcgtttttttttcttGACAAAATGCATACAATAATTTCTAGGTATGATTAAACTACTTTTTTTCCTTTGTCAAACTGTATTCTATATACTGATGCTGATAGGTCAGATTTCACCGTATtgtaatttgaatttatttttatatttttgttcttggtttagatttatttaagaatgattttttttaatttgaattcgaTATTTGAAAAGATTTGAATAGATAATTATAAACTATAACTTAAAAGAATATTATTACAACAAAACACCTTCTTAAATATCTTGATTTATTGTGTTAGCCTTAAAGTGGAAGCCATATGAATGTGTTGTTTCATTATCTatacatttcttttaaaaaaaaaacacacaattttaaaaaaaaacacacatttttcttttctttttttttagaataatgcCAATTACTTTATTAAATGAGAAAGAATAACAATGATAAACCATATAAAACGCGAAAACCACAAAGAAAATtagaaatccaaaataaaaaaaagcctCTCTTTCAGAAGAGACCCTAATCGATGCTGAATCTTCAAGCGAAACAACAAGGGGACGATGAAAAATCACTTGAGAAATTTTGGAAACAAAGATATTAAGAAATTCCCCAACTTGAAACCTAGACTAAGGCGGTTTAAGCGATCTTCTGCATTCATCAGCGGCAAAGGTGGCCAACAAGGGTCCTCCACTCAAAAACAATATTCCATTCTCAACATGCCCTCTTGAGCCATTGCATGTGCAACCTAGTTCCCTGATCTAGCTATGAAGGTGAACCACCAGTcctaaaatagttttgaaaatattcatatcaatataaaaatataatctttaaaaaattaaaagtaaattataattaatgttattaaactattaataagttaatattttatttattcaacttcaaaaagttacaaaatgattactaaaccatttgaaagcttttatttaagtcaatagtttttttttcttttttaaagtacAGATAGTGAACTTCAAACGACGATTTGATAATCAGTATGGTGGAGCATTATTCATCGAGGGGTAGAAgaacatactttagatccaagtcgatctaGTAGTTAGTGTCGAAGAtcgaagaaaaaaattgtttggattttgattcACAGATTagt
The Gossypium hirsutum isolate 1008001.06 chromosome A07, Gossypium_hirsutum_v2.1, whole genome shotgun sequence genome window above contains:
- the LOC107936624 gene encoding probable calcium-binding protein CML28, which translates into the protein MDDEEKANNDRIFKRFDVNGDGKISAAELGEALKALGCVSVEEVSKMMSEMDTDGDGFISYEEFIAFAAANRGLMKDVAKIF
- the LOC107936631 gene encoding probable fructokinase-6, chloroplastic; its protein translation is MAALYSTSSCFCGSLGSYPVHKSVKLGHGKVRDSGFYFPHRFQCATPKLHVQAKALSVDGLPEIMDSSLVVCFGEMLIDFVPTISGLSLAEAPAFKKAPGGAPANVAVGIARLGGSSAFIGKVGEDEFGYMLADILKENNVNNEGMRFDPGARTALAFVTLRSDGEREFMFYRNPSADMLLQENELDFDLITKATIFHYGSISLITEPCKSAHIAAAKAAKDAGVVLSYDPNLRLPLWPSVESARKGILSIWDTADIIKVSEEEISFLTQGEDPYDDGVVRKLFHSNLKLLLVTEGPDGCRYYTQEFSGKVKGLKVEAVDTTGAGDAFVAGTLSQLASDLSLIQDEDQLRNALKFSNVCGALTVTERGAIPALPTREAVVNALVKTVA